A portion of the Pseudomonas sp. PSE14 genome contains these proteins:
- a CDS encoding endonuclease I family protein, whose protein sequence is MFRRCLSLLLILAIPAVASAAAPRTFEEAKKVGRKLYARQSVEFYCGCRYSGNTVDLKSCGYTPRKNAKRASRIEWEHIVPAWVIGHQRQCWQSGGRSNCSRHDRVYQKAEADLFNLVPSIGEVNGDRSNFSYSWLPKQPPQYGACPMVIDFKAKKAMPRPQIRGMIARTYFYMSDRYGLKLSKQDRQLFTAWSKQYPVETWERQRNQMVGCVMGWGNPYVGEVDSSRCPSPRVAGR, encoded by the coding sequence ATGTTCCGACGCTGCCTGTCCCTGCTGCTGATTCTCGCCATTCCCGCCGTTGCCTCCGCCGCCGCACCGCGCACCTTCGAGGAAGCCAAGAAGGTCGGCCGCAAGCTCTATGCCCGGCAGTCGGTGGAGTTCTATTGCGGCTGCCGCTACAGCGGCAACACGGTGGACCTCAAGAGTTGCGGCTACACCCCGCGCAAGAACGCCAAGCGCGCCTCGCGCATCGAGTGGGAGCACATCGTCCCGGCCTGGGTGATCGGCCACCAGCGCCAGTGCTGGCAGAGCGGCGGACGCAGCAACTGTTCGCGGCACGACCGCGTCTACCAGAAGGCGGAGGCCGACCTGTTCAACCTGGTACCGAGCATCGGCGAGGTCAACGGCGACCGAAGCAACTTCAGCTATAGCTGGCTGCCGAAGCAGCCCCCGCAGTACGGCGCCTGCCCGATGGTCATCGACTTCAAGGCAAAGAAGGCCATGCCCCGCCCGCAGATCCGCGGGATGATCGCCCGCACTTACTTCTACATGAGCGACCGCTATGGCCTGAAGTTGTCCAAGCAGGACCGCCAGCTGTTCACCGCCTGGAGCAAGCAGTACCCGGTGGAAACCTGGGAGCGTCAGCGCAACCAGATGGTCGGCTGCGTGATGGGCTGGGGCAATCCCTATGTCGGCGAGGTAGATTCCAGCCGCTGTCCATCACCCCGTGTCGCCGGGCGTTGA
- a CDS encoding DUF1993 domain-containing protein yields MSFSIYQASVPVFIRMLGNLSAILAKAQAHAEAKSIDPSVLINARLAPDMFPLARQVQIASDSAKGAGARLAGVEVPSFADDETTFAELQARISKTVDFLKTLKPEQFEGAENRTIELKLRTREISFTGADFLLGFVNPNFYFHITTAYDILRHNGVEVGKMDYLGGV; encoded by the coding sequence ATGTCCTTCTCGATCTACCAGGCCTCCGTTCCCGTCTTCATCCGCATGCTCGGCAACCTCTCGGCGATCCTCGCCAAGGCCCAAGCCCATGCCGAAGCCAAGTCCATCGACCCATCCGTCCTGATCAACGCCCGCCTCGCCCCGGACATGTTCCCGCTGGCGCGCCAGGTACAGATCGCCAGTGACTCCGCCAAGGGCGCCGGCGCGCGCCTGGCCGGCGTCGAGGTGCCGAGCTTCGCCGACGATGAAACCACCTTTGCCGAGCTGCAGGCGCGGATCAGCAAGACCGTCGATTTCCTCAAGACCCTGAAGCCCGAGCAGTTCGAAGGCGCGGAGAACCGCACCATCGAGCTGAAGCTGCGTACCCGCGAAATCAGCTTCACGGGCGCCGACTTCCTGCTCGGCTTCGTCAACCCGAACTTCTATTTCCATATCACCACCGCCTACGACATCCTGCGCCACAACGGCGTGGAAGTCGGCAAGATGGATTACCTCGGCGGCGTGTGA
- a CDS encoding Lrp/AsnC family transcriptional regulator, giving the protein MPVSLDAQDKKILALLQEEATLSTAEIAERIGLSQSPCWRRIQRLKDEGVIRKQVTLLDRKKIGLNTQIFAQVKLNAHGRNHLTDFAQAIGEFPEVLECHVLMGAVDFMLRIVTEDVDAYERFFFERLSQVPGVQEINSIVALSEIKSTTSLPLPRG; this is encoded by the coding sequence ATGCCGGTTTCTCTGGATGCCCAAGACAAGAAGATCCTCGCCCTGTTGCAGGAGGAGGCGACGCTCTCCACCGCCGAGATCGCCGAACGCATCGGTCTGTCGCAGTCGCCGTGCTGGCGTCGGATTCAGCGCTTGAAGGACGAGGGCGTGATCCGCAAGCAGGTGACCCTGCTGGATCGCAAGAAGATCGGCCTGAACACCCAGATATTCGCCCAGGTGAAGCTCAATGCCCATGGGCGCAACCACCTGACGGATTTCGCCCAGGCCATCGGTGAGTTCCCCGAGGTGCTCGAGTGCCATGTGCTGATGGGGGCGGTGGACTTCATGCTGCGCATCGTCACGGAGGATGTGGATGCGTATGAGCGCTTCTTCTTCGAGCGGCTGTCCCAGGTACCGGGCGTGCAGGAGATCAACTCCATCGTCGCCCTGTCCGAGATCAAATCCACCACCAGCCTGCCGTTGCCGCGCGGCTGA
- a CDS encoding bile acid:sodium symporter family protein produces MARPRLLPDNFTLALIATVTVASLLPCEGTAAVIFGWITNLGIALLFFLHGAKLSRQAIIAGATHWRLHLLIFACTFILFPILGVALKPVLSPLVTPELYLGMLYLCALPATVQSAIAFTSLARGNIPAAICSASASSLLGVFVTPLLVQLLLGTQGETGMSTLDAIGKITLQLLVPFMAGQLLRPWIGAWVDRHKPVLRYVDQGSILLVVYTAFSAAVIQGLWHQIPLPALAGLTVACCVLLALVLIATNLLGRYLGFSVEDRITIVFCGSKKSLATGVPMASVLFASSSVGVILLPLMLFHQIQLMVCAVLAQRYSQRQEATHAPLERAN; encoded by the coding sequence ATGGCTCGCCCACGCCTGCTTCCCGACAACTTCACCCTGGCGCTGATCGCCACCGTGACAGTCGCCAGCCTGCTGCCCTGCGAAGGCACGGCGGCGGTGATCTTCGGCTGGATCACCAACCTGGGCATCGCGCTGCTGTTCTTCCTCCACGGCGCCAAGCTGTCGCGCCAGGCGATCATCGCCGGTGCCACCCACTGGCGCCTGCACCTGCTGATATTCGCCTGCACCTTCATTCTCTTCCCGATCCTCGGTGTTGCACTCAAGCCGGTGCTGTCGCCGCTGGTCACTCCGGAGCTGTACCTGGGCATGCTCTACCTGTGCGCCCTACCCGCCACCGTGCAATCGGCGATCGCCTTCACCTCGCTGGCGCGCGGCAACATTCCGGCGGCGATCTGCAGCGCTTCCGCCTCCAGCCTGCTGGGCGTTTTCGTCACTCCGCTGCTGGTGCAGTTGCTGCTTGGCACCCAGGGCGAGACCGGCATGTCGACCCTCGACGCCATCGGCAAGATCACCCTGCAACTGCTGGTGCCCTTCATGGCCGGCCAGCTGCTGCGCCCCTGGATCGGCGCCTGGGTCGACCGCCACAAGCCGGTGCTGCGCTACGTCGACCAGGGATCGATCCTGCTGGTGGTCTACACCGCCTTCAGCGCCGCGGTGATCCAGGGGCTCTGGCACCAGATCCCGCTGCCCGCCCTGGCCGGCCTGACGGTTGCCTGCTGCGTGCTGCTGGCCCTGGTGCTCATCGCCACCAACCTGCTCGGTCGCTACCTCGGTTTCTCCGTGGAAGACCGAATCACCATCGTCTTCTGCGGCTCGAAGAAGAGCCTGGCGACCGGCGTGCCCATGGCCTCGGTGCTGTTCGCCAGCAGCAGCGTGGGCGTGATCCTGCTGCCGCTGATGCTGTTCCACCAGATCCAGCTGATGGTCTGCGCGGTGCTCGCCCAGCGCTACTCCCAGCGCCAGGAGGCCACCCATGCGCCGCTGGAGCGCGCCAACTGA
- the gorA gene encoding glutathione-disulfide reductase, with product MSFDFDLFVIGAGSGGVRAARFAAGFGARVGVAESRYLGGTCVNVGCVPKKLLVYGAHYHEDFEQAAGFGWTTEGAKFDWPTLIANKNREIHRLNGIYRNLLVNSGVTLLEGHAQLRDAHSVEVDGQRFTAKHILLATGGWPQLPDIPGKEHAITSNEAFFLEQLPRRVLVVGGGYISVEFASIFHGLGAQTTLLYRRELFLRGFDRSVREHLRDELSKKGVDLQFNADIARIDKQADGTLLATLKDGRVLEADCVFYATGRRPMLDNLGLENVAVELDERGFIKVDEAYRTSEPSIHAIGDVIGKVQLTPVALAEGMAVARHLFRPEEYRPVDYKLIPTAVFSLPTIGTVGLTEDEARAAGHKVKLFESRFRPMKLTLTECQERTLMKLIVDAESDKVLGCHMVGPDAGEILQGIAIALKAGATKRIFDETIGIHPTAAEEFVTLRTPVGA from the coding sequence ATGTCTTTCGATTTTGACCTGTTCGTCATCGGCGCCGGTTCCGGCGGTGTGCGCGCCGCGCGTTTCGCGGCGGGCTTCGGTGCGCGGGTCGGCGTCGCGGAGAGCCGCTACCTGGGCGGCACCTGCGTGAACGTCGGCTGCGTGCCCAAGAAGCTGCTGGTCTATGGCGCTCATTACCATGAAGACTTCGAGCAGGCCGCCGGTTTCGGCTGGACAACCGAGGGCGCGAAATTCGACTGGCCGACCCTGATCGCCAACAAGAACCGCGAGATCCATCGTCTCAATGGCATTTACCGCAATCTCCTGGTCAACAGCGGTGTAACGCTGCTCGAAGGCCATGCGCAACTGCGCGACGCACATTCCGTCGAGGTCGACGGCCAGCGCTTCACGGCCAAGCACATCCTGCTTGCAACCGGCGGCTGGCCGCAGCTACCGGATATCCCCGGCAAGGAGCACGCCATCACCTCCAACGAGGCGTTCTTCCTCGAGCAACTGCCGCGTCGCGTGCTGGTAGTGGGGGGCGGTTATATCTCGGTGGAGTTCGCTTCGATCTTCCATGGCCTGGGTGCCCAGACCACCTTGCTGTACCGCCGTGAGCTGTTCCTGCGCGGCTTCGACCGCAGCGTGCGCGAACACCTGCGCGACGAGCTGAGCAAGAAGGGCGTCGACCTGCAGTTCAATGCCGATATCGCCCGCATCGACAAGCAGGCCGACGGCACGCTGCTGGCCACCCTCAAGGATGGCCGTGTGCTGGAGGCGGATTGCGTGTTCTACGCCACCGGCCGCCGTCCGATGCTGGACAACCTGGGGCTGGAGAACGTTGCGGTCGAGCTGGATGAGCGTGGCTTCATCAAGGTGGACGAGGCGTATCGCACCAGCGAGCCGTCCATCCACGCCATCGGCGATGTGATCGGCAAGGTGCAGCTGACTCCGGTCGCACTGGCCGAAGGCATGGCGGTGGCGCGGCACCTGTTCCGCCCGGAGGAGTACCGCCCGGTGGACTACAAGCTGATCCCGACGGCCGTGTTCAGCCTGCCCACCATCGGCACCGTCGGGCTGACCGAGGATGAAGCGCGCGCTGCCGGCCACAAGGTCAAGCTCTTCGAGAGCCGCTTCCGTCCGATGAAGCTGACCCTGACCGAGTGCCAGGAACGGACCCTGATGAAGCTGATCGTCGATGCTGAGAGCGACAAGGTGCTGGGCTGCCATATGGTCGGTCCGGATGCCGGGGAAATCCTCCAGGGGATCGCCATTGCGCTGAAGGCCGGGGCGACCAAGCGGATATTCGACGAAACCATCGGCATCCACCCGACTGCCGCGGAAGAGTTCGTTACCCTGCGTACGCCGGTCGGCGCCTGA
- a CDS encoding VOC family protein has product MRPSLTHLALHVPDLDACIAFYERFCGMRIIHQREGKGSRIVWMAEPGKEHSFIFVIMPGGEARHLASDDYSHFGFAVDSHAEVDRIAQEAQDAGCLIWAPREEPYPVGYYCGLRDPAGNYVEFSYGQPLGPGSEAMPIPPSM; this is encoded by the coding sequence ATGCGACCGAGCCTGACCCACCTCGCCCTGCACGTTCCCGACCTGGACGCCTGCATCGCCTTCTACGAGCGCTTCTGCGGCATGCGCATCATCCATCAGCGCGAGGGCAAGGGCTCGCGGATCGTCTGGATGGCCGAACCGGGCAAGGAACACAGCTTCATCTTCGTCATCATGCCCGGCGGCGAGGCACGCCACCTGGCCAGCGACGACTACAGCCACTTCGGTTTTGCCGTCGACAGCCACGCGGAAGTGGACCGGATCGCCCAGGAAGCACAGGACGCGGGCTGCCTGATCTGGGCGCCACGGGAGGAACCCTATCCGGTGGGCTATTACTGCGGCCTGCGCGACCCGGCCGGCAACTATGTCGAATTCAGCTACGGGCAGCCGCTGGGGCCCGGCTCGGAGGCCATGCCAATCCCGCCCTCGATGTGA
- the galU gene encoding UTP--glucose-1-phosphate uridylyltransferase GalU, whose translation MIKKCLFPAAGYGTRFLPATKAMPKEMLPVVNKPLIQYAVEEALEAGLGEIGIVTGRGKRSLEDHFDISYELEHQIRNTDKEKYLVGIRRLIDECTFSYTRQIEMKGLGHAILTGRPLIGDEPFAVVLADDLCLNLEGDSVLKQMVKLYNQFRCSIVAIQEVPPEETNKYGVIAGEMIRDDIYRVNTMVEKPKPEEAPSNLAIIGRYILTPDIFDLIEQTEPGKGGEIQITDALMKQAQDGCVLAYKFKGKRFDCGSAEGYIEATNFCYENLYKTGKAW comes from the coding sequence ATGATCAAGAAATGTCTGTTCCCGGCCGCTGGCTACGGTACCCGCTTCCTCCCGGCCACCAAGGCCATGCCCAAGGAAATGCTGCCGGTGGTGAACAAGCCGCTGATCCAGTACGCGGTGGAAGAGGCCCTGGAAGCCGGCCTCGGCGAAATCGGCATCGTGACCGGCCGTGGCAAGCGCTCCCTCGAAGACCACTTCGACATCAGCTATGAGCTGGAGCACCAGATTCGCAACACCGACAAGGAAAAGTACCTGGTCGGCATCCGTCGCCTGATCGACGAGTGCACCTTCTCCTACACCCGTCAGATCGAAATGAAGGGCCTGGGCCACGCCATCCTGACCGGCCGCCCGCTGATCGGCGATGAGCCGTTCGCCGTCGTCCTGGCGGACGACCTGTGCCTGAACCTGGAAGGCGACAGCGTCCTCAAGCAGATGGTCAAGCTGTACAACCAGTTCCGCTGCTCCATCGTGGCGATCCAGGAAGTGCCGCCGGAAGAGACCAACAAGTACGGCGTGATCGCCGGCGAGATGATCCGTGACGACATCTACCGCGTGAACACCATGGTCGAGAAGCCGAAGCCGGAAGAGGCGCCGTCGAACCTGGCGATCATTGGCCGCTACATCCTGACTCCGGACATCTTTGACCTGATCGAACAGACCGAGCCGGGCAAGGGCGGTGAAATCCAGATCACCGACGCCCTGATGAAGCAGGCCCAGGACGGTTGCGTGCTGGCGTACAAGTTCAAGGGCAAGCGTTTCGACTGCGGTAGCGCCGAGGGTTACATCGAGGCGACCAACTTCTGTTACGAGAACCTCTACAAGACCGGCAAGGCCTGGTAA
- a CDS encoding S24 family peptidase, whose amino-acid sequence MHQSSESVHNAALAHPQWMPSHTYIVRAHGDGMTEAGIHHDDLLLVDRSELAVEGEIVVAELNGEALIRRLAIIEGAFALLPASDRFPSIRVGDGDELTIWGVVRRRLSGQGVAV is encoded by the coding sequence ATGCATCAGTCATCGGAATCCGTCCACAATGCCGCACTCGCGCACCCGCAGTGGATGCCGTCTCACACATACATAGTGCGCGCACATGGCGATGGCATGACGGAGGCGGGGATTCACCACGACGACCTGCTGTTGGTCGACCGCTCCGAGTTGGCGGTGGAGGGTGAGATCGTCGTTGCGGAGCTCAACGGAGAAGCCTTGATTCGGCGACTGGCGATCATCGAAGGTGCTTTCGCTCTGTTGCCGGCGAGCGATCGCTTTCCGTCCATCAGGGTTGGCGACGGCGATGAGCTGACGATCTGGGGTGTGGTGCGGCGGCGTCTGTCGGGGCAGGGTGTGGCAGTCTGA
- a CDS encoding DUF3509 domain-containing protein, with protein sequence MKIERLPATQYLCRQFPEFEVEFASRPDGNLVMTLSDREGAMVACRVVQLDEQQDAHLLDSLVSRIRRDLATEEGPLQPEDVDHFKEPVQLQNFHESSEPLRKRRIVNAGQKLRALAHLSA encoded by the coding sequence ATGAAGATCGAACGACTTCCTGCCACACAATATCTCTGCCGCCAGTTTCCGGAGTTCGAGGTGGAGTTCGCCTCACGGCCCGATGGCAACCTGGTCATGACACTCAGTGATAGGGAGGGCGCAATGGTGGCCTGCCGGGTGGTCCAGTTGGACGAACAGCAGGATGCGCATCTGCTCGACAGCCTGGTAAGCCGCATCCGCAGGGATCTGGCAACCGAAGAAGGCCCACTGCAGCCGGAAGACGTGGATCATTTCAAGGAGCCGGTTCAACTGCAGAACTTCCATGAGTCCTCCGAACCGCTACGCAAACGTCGCATCGTGAACGCTGGGCAAAAACTGCGAGCCTTGGCGCATCTGAGTGCGTGA
- the pgsA gene encoding CDP-diacylglycerol--glycerol-3-phosphate 3-phosphatidyltransferase: MNIPNLLTLLRVVLIPIFILLFYSSFPASHLVASAVFALAAATDWLDGYLARRLGQSTPFGAFLDPVADKLMVATALVLLVEEHANLWLTLPAVIIIGREIVVSALREWMAELGARAHVAVSNLGKWKTAAQMLALIILLANSPMISFWVVVGYVLLIVAAVLTLWSMLHYLLAAWPHLNTTPKEK; the protein is encoded by the coding sequence ATGAATATTCCGAACCTGCTCACCCTGCTTCGCGTCGTTCTCATCCCGATCTTCATCCTGCTGTTCTATTCCTCGTTCCCTGCCAGCCATCTGGTAGCCAGCGCCGTGTTCGCCCTGGCGGCGGCCACCGACTGGCTGGATGGCTACCTGGCACGTCGCCTGGGGCAGAGCACGCCGTTCGGGGCATTCCTCGATCCGGTGGCGGACAAGCTGATGGTAGCCACCGCACTAGTGCTGCTGGTGGAGGAACACGCGAACCTGTGGCTGACCCTGCCGGCGGTGATCATCATCGGTCGTGAAATCGTGGTCTCGGCGTTGCGCGAATGGATGGCCGAACTGGGGGCGAGGGCGCATGTGGCCGTTTCCAACCTCGGCAAATGGAAGACCGCGGCCCAGATGCTGGCGCTGATCATCCTGCTGGCCAATTCGCCGATGATAAGTTTCTGGGTAGTGGTGGGTTACGTGCTGCTGATCGTTGCCGCCGTGTTGACCCTTTGGTCGATGCTGCACTATCTGCTCGCCGCCTGGCCCCATCTCAATACCACCCCGAAAGAGAAATAA
- the uvrC gene encoding excinuclease ABC subunit UvrC — translation MAAVFDSAAFLATCSGRPGVYRMFDADAKLLYVGKAKDLKKRLSSYFRKSGLAPKTAALVARIAQVETTITANETEALLLEQTLIKEWRPPYNILLRDDKSYPYVFLSNEDKYPRLTIHRGAKKQKGRYFGPYPSAGAIRESLALLQKAFFVRQCEDSYFRNRTRPCLQYQIKRCKAPCVGLVSEEEYAEDVRHSIMFLEGRSNVLADELTTSMEQAAMRLDFEKAAELRDQVAILRRVQDQQSMEGGSGNVDVVAAIVTPGGACVHLISVRGGRVLGSKNFFPQVAIEEEVGDVMLAFLGQYYLSHHERDLPTELIVNAVHEDFPVLVSAIEESRGKSLEITHRVRGTRARWQQLAVTNAEQALAARLANRQHMAARFDALGEALDLAEPPQRLECFDISHSSGEATVASCVVFGPEGALKSDYRRFNIEGITAGDDYAAMHQALTRRFSRLKEGEGKMPDILLVDGGKGQLAMAQEVLQELAVVGLTLLGVAKGVTRKPGLETLYLNDAEHEFTLPADSPALHLIQQIRDEAHRFAITGHRARRGKARRTSTLEDVPGVGPKRRRDLLKHFGGLQELSRASIEEIAKSPGISKKLAEQIYAILHSE, via the coding sequence ATGGCCGCAGTATTCGATTCGGCGGCATTCCTGGCCACCTGCAGCGGGCGGCCGGGCGTCTACCGCATGTTCGATGCGGACGCCAAGCTGCTCTATGTCGGCAAGGCGAAGGACCTCAAGAAGCGGCTTTCCAGCTATTTCCGCAAGTCCGGCCTTGCGCCGAAGACTGCTGCGCTTGTGGCGCGGATCGCTCAGGTCGAAACCACCATCACCGCCAACGAAACCGAGGCGCTGCTGCTGGAGCAGACGCTGATCAAAGAGTGGCGGCCGCCCTACAACATCCTGCTGCGGGACGATAAGTCCTATCCCTATGTGTTCCTCTCCAACGAGGACAAGTATCCCCGGCTGACCATCCATCGCGGCGCGAAGAAGCAGAAGGGGCGCTACTTCGGCCCGTACCCCAGCGCGGGCGCTATCCGCGAAAGCCTGGCGCTGCTGCAGAAGGCCTTCTTCGTGCGGCAGTGCGAGGACAGCTACTTCCGCAATCGCACGCGGCCCTGCCTGCAATACCAGATCAAGCGCTGCAAGGCGCCCTGCGTCGGGCTGGTCAGCGAAGAGGAATACGCCGAAGACGTACGCCACTCGATCATGTTCCTCGAAGGACGCAGCAATGTGCTGGCGGATGAGCTCACCACCAGCATGGAACAGGCTGCCATGCGCCTGGACTTCGAGAAGGCCGCCGAGCTGCGCGACCAGGTGGCCATCCTGCGTCGCGTGCAGGACCAGCAGAGCATGGAGGGTGGCAGCGGCAACGTCGATGTGGTCGCCGCCATCGTCACACCGGGCGGCGCCTGTGTGCACCTGATCAGCGTGCGCGGTGGCCGCGTGCTGGGCAGCAAGAACTTCTTCCCGCAGGTGGCGATCGAGGAGGAGGTGGGCGACGTGATGCTGGCTTTCCTCGGGCAGTACTACCTCAGCCATCACGAGCGCGACCTTCCCACGGAACTGATCGTCAACGCCGTGCATGAGGATTTTCCGGTGCTGGTGTCGGCCATCGAAGAGTCCCGAGGCAAATCGCTGGAAATCACTCATCGCGTGCGCGGCACCCGTGCACGCTGGCAACAACTGGCCGTGACCAACGCCGAACAGGCCCTGGCGGCGCGCCTGGCCAATCGACAGCACATGGCCGCCCGATTCGATGCACTGGGTGAGGCGCTGGATCTCGCCGAGCCGCCGCAACGCCTCGAGTGCTTCGACATCAGCCATTCCAGTGGCGAGGCGACCGTTGCCTCCTGTGTGGTGTTCGGGCCGGAGGGGGCGCTGAAGTCGGACTACCGCCGCTTCAATATCGAGGGCATCACCGCGGGCGATGACTATGCGGCGATGCATCAGGCGTTGACCCGGCGCTTCAGTCGCCTGAAGGAAGGCGAGGGCAAGATGCCGGACATCCTTCTGGTCGACGGTGGCAAGGGGCAGTTGGCGATGGCGCAGGAGGTGCTTCAGGAGCTGGCGGTGGTTGGCCTGACGCTGCTCGGTGTGGCCAAGGGCGTGACGCGCAAGCCGGGGCTGGAAACCCTTTACCTGAACGACGCCGAACATGAATTCACGCTGCCGGCGGATTCCCCGGCGCTGCACCTGATCCAGCAGATCCGTGACGAAGCGCACCGTTTCGCAATCACTGGCCACCGTGCTCGCCGAGGAAAAGCGCGGCGTACCTCCACGCTCGAGGATGTGCCAGGCGTAGGGCCCAAGCGCCGTCGAGACCTGCTCAAGCATTTCGGTGGGTTGCAGGAACTGTCGCGGGCCAGTATCGAAGAGATTGCCAAGTCCCCCGGTATCAGTAAAAAGCTGGCTGAGCAGATTTATGCGATTCTTCACAGCGAGTAG
- the uvrY gene encoding UvrY/SirA/GacA family response regulator transcription factor, whose translation MIKVLVVDDHDLVRTGITRMLADIDGLQVVGQADSGERGLQLARELKPDVVLMDVKMPGIGGLEATRKLLRSQPDVRVVVVTVCEEDPFPTRLMQAGAAGYLTKGAALEEMVQAIRQVFAGQRYISPQIAQSLALKSFEPEKNASPFDTLSEREIQIALMIANCHKVQSISDKLCLSPKTVNTYRYRIFEKLSITSDVELALLAVRHGMVDTSN comes from the coding sequence GTGATCAAGGTGCTGGTGGTCGATGACCACGATCTGGTGCGCACCGGAATTACCCGCATGCTGGCCGATATCGACGGCCTGCAGGTCGTCGGTCAGGCGGACTCTGGCGAGCGGGGGTTGCAGCTGGCCAGGGAACTCAAGCCCGATGTGGTGCTGATGGATGTGAAGATGCCCGGCATCGGCGGGCTGGAGGCAACCCGCAAGCTGCTGCGCAGCCAGCCCGATGTACGTGTGGTGGTGGTGACCGTGTGCGAGGAAGACCCCTTCCCGACGCGGTTGATGCAGGCCGGCGCTGCCGGCTACCTCACCAAGGGCGCGGCGCTGGAGGAGATGGTCCAGGCGATCCGCCAGGTATTCGCCGGCCAGCGCTATATCAGTCCGCAGATCGCCCAGAGCCTGGCGCTGAAGTCCTTCGAGCCCGAGAAGAACGCGTCTCCCTTCGACACCCTGTCCGAGCGGGAGATCCAGATCGCCCTGATGATCGCCAACTGCCACAAGGTGCAGAGCATCTCGGACAAGCTCTGCCTGTCACCCAAGACCGTCAACACCTACCGTTACCGCATCTTCGAGAAGCTCTCGATCACCAGCGACGTGGAACTGGCGTTGCTGGCCGTTCGGCACGGCATGGTCGATACCAGCAACTGA
- a CDS encoding LysR substrate-binding domain-containing protein codes for MRGAGLIHVPRWLVRESLRTGALVQVLETASVVNTPLHVLWPHTRFLPYKLRVTIDALLEAIPPLLAPD; via the coding sequence ATGCGTGGCGCGGGGCTGATCCATGTGCCGCGCTGGCTGGTCCGTGAATCCTTGCGTACCGGGGCCCTGGTGCAGGTCCTGGAAACCGCTTCCGTGGTGAACACACCGCTCCACGTCCTATGGCCGCACACCCGTTTCCTGCCCTACAAGCTGCGGGTGACCATCGATGCGCTGCTGGAGGCCATCCCGCCGCTGCTGGCTCCGGACTGA
- a CDS encoding TetR/AcrR family transcriptional regulator, which yields MSRQLRWGDASRMGNASDGRSLILRAALEVMIEEGAESFSIDDVAQRANISRRTLYRYFSNKKELIQAVISAENGAFFEEMQRSVQPFEDDFERYLEECVCFSVRYLDRHNGGFHHSYLAKSSTSDVFSYILENIAPMWRGVLEEPYLRYVERHGPAVVALDDLIALISRIGLAYCLVPTDEAAIRTQMAILQPVGRR from the coding sequence ATGAGTCGACAGCTACGCTGGGGTGACGCCAGCCGGATGGGAAATGCCAGTGATGGCCGCTCGCTGATCCTGCGGGCGGCACTGGAGGTCATGATCGAGGAGGGCGCCGAGAGTTTTTCGATCGATGATGTGGCGCAGCGGGCGAACATCTCGCGACGCACCCTGTACCGCTATTTCAGCAACAAGAAGGAGTTGATCCAGGCGGTCATCAGTGCGGAGAACGGCGCGTTCTTCGAGGAAATGCAGCGCAGCGTGCAGCCGTTCGAGGATGACTTCGAGCGTTATCTGGAGGAGTGCGTGTGCTTCTCCGTGCGCTACCTGGATCGGCACAACGGGGGCTTTCACCACAGCTATCTGGCGAAGAGTTCGACCTCGGACGTCTTCAGCTACATCCTCGAGAACATCGCGCCGATGTGGCGTGGTGTGCTGGAAGAGCCCTATCTGCGCTATGTCGAGCGCCACGGCCCGGCTGTCGTGGCTCTGGACGACCTGATTGCGCTGATCAGCCGTATCGGGCTCGCGTACTGCCTGGTGCCCACCGATGAGGCGGCGATCCGCACGCAGATGGCCATTCTCCAGCCGGTTGGCCGACGCTGA